In one Balaenoptera ricei isolate mBalRic1 chromosome 20, mBalRic1.hap2, whole genome shotgun sequence genomic region, the following are encoded:
- the CEP131 gene encoding centrosomal protein of 131 kDa isoform X4, which produces MKGSRALSGPSGPPEGSPESMDLSLTGLPPPMSRRPNSASTAKPVARSISVVTGSEPRRKMLEAPGPGGSRAVSNLRRSNSATQVNQPQASQAWPGPLRPEEPPDFLTLFEGSPGGRKRLASLSKASSEKGATWNILDDQPRAFTLPPDAQSPGTLDVLVGPRRRECTVPLAPNFTANNRSNKGAVGNCVTTMVHNHYTPSEKVPPPKSSNHMAPSLKFIHQVNQAAITIQRWYRHQVQRRRAGAARLEHLLASKREGQRQRLGEGTLLDQHQQKEVARRKAREEKARQARRAAIQELQQKRAQKSGNADRGLLKRPGETGKPQTTQEPTLRPGSAAQQTRKANNTGAGFRTAGLEDPCQPAHDSSPEPRQLPEDKPQDASSQDVAGEGLEALGPAGSRAKSRATLDELLDTLKLLEQEPEPLPRPEAYHKDKYAWTDEEDDSSSLTADNLEKFGKLSVAACPRGDGTLLSEAKLQSIMSFLDEMEKSGQGPPASAPQGPMPEEGLGRLEPASEVSTSVMRLQLEVEEKKQAMVLLQRALAQQRDLTIRRVKETEKELGRQLRQQKEHYEATIQRHLSFIDQVLIEDKKALGEKCEALVAELKQGDQRLKDKEAQMQEQHELEIKKLKELMSATEKVRREKWINEKTRKIKEITVKGLEPEIQKLIAKHKQEVKKLKSLHAVELLQADERAAQHYGRQAEELREHLEREKEALGRQEWERAQQRFEQHLEQEQRALQQQRRRLYNEVAEEKERLGQQAARQRAELDELRQQLEESSSAGGRALRAEFEKGREEQERRHQMELKALKDQLEVEKQMWEANSAKKEEAWLLNRERELKEEIRRGRDKEIELVIHRLEADMTLAREENERAAESRVKRLRDKYEAELSELEQSERKLQERCAELKGRLGEAEGENVRLQGLVRQKEKELADVKAVNEQLAGERSSLAQVLRQEFADRLAASEEENRRVRAELAELRTRQRLELEQLTREKQAELEEVHGRVKLALAKKEEAVSSLRKQHEAAMKRADHLEELLEQRRRPFSSAK; this is translated from the exons ATGAAAGGCTCCAGGGCCCTCAGTGGCCCCTCCGGCCCTCCCGAGGGCAGCCCGGAAAGCATGGACCTGAGTCTGACAGGCCTCCCTCCGCCCATGTCCCGGCGTCCCAACAGTGCCTCCACCGCCAAGCCCGTCGCCCGCTCCATCTCCGTGGTCACTGGCAGCGAGCCAAGGAGGAAGATGCTG GAGGCCCCAGGGCCCGGAGGCTCCCGGGCCGTCAGCAACCTTCGCAGATCTAACAGTGCCACGCAGGTCAACCAGCCACAAGCCAGCCAGGCATGGCCCGGCCCCCTCAG GCCGGAAGAGCCCCCGGACTTCCTGACACTCTTTGAGGGCAGCCCCGGTGGGAGAAAGAGGCTTGCCAGTCTGAGCAAAGCTTCCAGCGAGAAGGGAGCCACGTGGAACATCCTG GATGACCAGCCCAGGGCCTTCACCTTGCCACCCGATGCCCAGAGTCCTGGCACCCTCGACGTGCTGGTGGGCCCACGGAGGAGAGAGTGCACGGTGCCCCTGGCCCCCAACTTTACTGCCAACAACAG GAGCAACAAGGGCGCCGTGGGCAACTGCGTCACCACCATGGTGCACAACCATTACACCCCCTCGGAGAAGGTGCCGCCCCCCAAGAGCTCCAACCACATGGCTCCCTCCCTCAA GTTTATCCACCAGGTGAACCAGGCCGCCATCACCATCCAGCGCTGGTACCGACATCAAGTGCAACGGCGCCGAGCCGGAGCCGCCCGCCTGGAGCACCTGCTGGCGTCCAAGCGAGAG GGGCAGCGGCAGCGGCTAGGAGAGGGGACCCTCCTGGACCAGCACCAACAGAAAGAGGTGGCCAGGAGGAAGGCCCGGGAGGAGAAGGCGCGCCAGGCCCGGAGGGCAGCCATCCAG GAACTGCAGCAGAAGCGAGCCCAGAAGTCAGGTAACGCTGACCGTGGGCTGCTGAAGCGGCCGGGGGagacagggaagccccagaccacCCAGGAGCCAACCCTGAGGCCGGGGAGCGCCGCCCAGCAGACCCGCAAGGCCAATAACACTG GGGCTGGCTTCCGCACCGCGGGCCTGGAGGACCCCTGCCAGCCTGCCCACGACTCGTCGCCAGAGCCCCGGCAGCTTCCAGAGGACAAGCCTCAG GATGCCAGCTCCCAGGACGTGGCTGGCGAGGGCCTGGAAGCTTTGGGCCCTGCTGGGAGCAGGGCCAAGTCCAGGGCAACCCTGGACGAGCTGCTGGACACGCTGAAGCTGCTGGAGCAGGAGCCTGAGCCGCTGCCCCGCCCCGAGGCCTACCACAAGGACAAATACGCCTGGACCGACGAG gaGGACGATTCCAGCTCCCTGACGGCCGACAACCTGGAGAAATTTGGGAAGCTGAGTGTGGCTGCTTGCCCCCGCGGGGATGGGACCCTGCTTTCGGAGGCCAAGCTGCAGAGTATCATGAGCTTCCTGGATGAGATGGAGAAGTCTGGGCAGGGCCCGCCGGCCTCGGCCCCCCAG GGGCCCATgccggaggaggggctggggcgcCTGGAGCCTGCGTCCGAGGTCAGCACGTCGGTGATGCGGCTGCAGCTGGAGGTGGAAGAGAAGAAGCAGGCGATGGTGCTGTTGCAGAGGGCGCTG GCGCAGCAGCGCGACCTCACCATCCGGCGGGTCAAAGAGACGGAGAAGGAGCTGGGTCGGCAGCTGCGGCAGCAGAAGGAGCACTACGAGGCCACCATACAGCGGCACCTGTCCTTCATCGACCAGGTG TTGATCGAAGACAAGAAGGCTCTGGGTGAGAAGTGCGAGGCCCTGGTGGCCGAGCTGAAGCAGGGGGACCAGAGGCTCAAGGACAAGGAGGCCCAGATGCAGGAGCAGCACGAGCTG GAGATTAAGAAACTCAAAGAACTCATGAGCGCCACCGAAAAAGTCCGCAGGGAAAAGTGGATCAATGAGAAGACCCGGAAGATCAAGGAGATCACGGTCAAAG GCCTGGAGCCTGAGATCCAGAAGCTGATCGCCAAGCACAAGCAGGAGGTGAAGAAGCTAAAGAGCCTGCACGCGGTGGAGCTGCTGCAGGCGGACGAGCGCGCGGCCCAGCACTACGGACGCCAGGCGGAGGAGCTCCGCGAGCACCTGGAGCGGGAGAAGGAGGCGCTGGGCCGTCAGGAGTGGGAGCGTGCCCAGCAGCG CTTCGAGCAGCACCTGGAGCAGGAGCAGCGGGCCCtgcagcagcagcggcggcggctctACAACGAGGTGGCCGAGGAGAAGGAGCGGCTGGGCCAGCAGGCCGCCAG GCAGCGGGCAGAGCTGGACGAGCTGAGGCAGCAGCTGGAGGAGAGCAGCTCGGCAGGGGGCCGGGCCTTGAGGGCCGAGtttgagaaggggagagaggagcagGAGCGCCGGCACCAG ATGGAACTGAAGGCCCTGAAGGACCAGCTGGAGGTGGAGAAACAGATGTGGGAGGCCAACTCCGCCAAGAAGGAG GAAGCGTGGCTGCTGAACCGGGAACGGGAGCTGAAGGAAGAGATCCGGAGAGGCCGGGACAAGGAGATCGAGCTGGTCATCCACCGGCTGGAGGCCGACATGACGCTGGCCAGGGAGGAGAACGAGCGGGCCGCTGAGAGCCG GGTCAAACGCCTCCGGGATAAGTACGAGGCGGAGCTCTCAGAGCTGGAACAGTCGGAGCGGAAGCTCCAGGAACGGTGCGCAGAGCTGAAGGGGCGCCTTGGGGAGGCCGAGGGGGAGAACGTGCGTCTGCAGGGCCTGGTGCGGCAGAAGGAGAAGGAGCTGGCGGATGTGAAGGCG GTAAATGAGCAGCTGGCTGGCGAGCGCAGCAGCCTGGCCCAGGTCCTTCGCCAGGAGTTCGCTGACCGGCTGGCAGCTTCCGAGGAGGAGAACCGGCGGGTCAGGGCCGAGCTGGCCGAGCTGCGGACCCGCCAGCggctggagctggagcagctCACGCGGGAGAAGCAGGCGGAGCTGGAGGAGGTTCACGGGAG GGTGAAGCTGGCCCTGGCAAAGAAGGAGGAGGCCGTGAGCAGCCTCCGGAAGCAGCACGAG GCCGCGATGAAGAGGGCCGACCACCTGGAGGAGCTGCTGGAGCAGCGCAGGCGGCCGTTCTCGAGTGCCAAGTGA
- the CEP131 gene encoding centrosomal protein of 131 kDa isoform X2, whose product MKGSRALSGPSGPPEGSPESMDLSLTGLPPPMSRRPNSASTAKPVARSISVVTGSEPRRKMLEAPGPGGSRAVSNLRRSNSATQVNQPQASQAWPGPLRPEEPPDFLTLFEGSPGGRKRLASLSKASSEKGATWNILDDQPRAFTLPPDAQSPGTLDVLVGPRRRECTVPLAPNFTANNRSNKGAVGNCVTTMVHNHYTPSEKVPPPKSSNHMAPSLNNIIKAATDEGEGSSLGKPQKNAARGNHTVQNNSGGTAGQLRRKEVTEEEAERFIHQVNQAAITIQRWYRHQVQRRRAGAARLEHLLASKREGQRQRLGEGTLLDQHQQKEVARRKAREEKARQARRAAIQELQQKRAQKSGNADRGLLKRPGETGKPQTTQEPTLRPGSAAQQTRKANNTGAGFRTAGLEDPCQPAHDSSPEPRQLPEDKPQDASSQDVAGEGLEALGPAGSRAKSRATLDELLDTLKLLEQEPEPLPRPEAYHKDKYAWTDEEDDSSSLTADNLEKFGKLSVAACPRGDGTLLSEAKLQSIMSFLDEMEKSGQGPPASAPQGPMPEEGLGRLEPASEVSTSVMRLQLEVEEKKQAMVLLQRALAQQRDLTIRRVKETEKELGRQLRQQKEHYEATIQRHLSFIDQLIEDKKALGEKCEALVAELKQGDQRLKDKEAQMQEQHELEIKKLKELMSATEKVRREKWINEKTRKIKEITVKGLEPEIQKLIAKHKQEVKKLKSLHAVELLQADERAAQHYGRQAEELREHLEREKEALGRQEWERAQQRFEQHLEQEQRALQQQRRRLYNEVAEEKERLGQQAARQRAELDELRQQLEESSSAGGRALRAEFEKGREEQERRHQMELKALKDQLEVEKQMWEANSAKKEEAWLLNRERELKEEIRRGRDKEIELVIHRLEADMTLAREENERAAESRVKRLRDKYEAELSELEQSERKLQERCAELKGRLGEAEGENVRLQGLVRQKEKELADVKAVNEQLAGERSSLAQVLRQEFADRLAASEEENRRVRAELAELRTRQRLELEQLTREKQAELEEVHGRVKLALAKKEEAVSSLRKQHEAAMKRADHLEELLEQRRRPFSSAK is encoded by the exons ATGAAAGGCTCCAGGGCCCTCAGTGGCCCCTCCGGCCCTCCCGAGGGCAGCCCGGAAAGCATGGACCTGAGTCTGACAGGCCTCCCTCCGCCCATGTCCCGGCGTCCCAACAGTGCCTCCACCGCCAAGCCCGTCGCCCGCTCCATCTCCGTGGTCACTGGCAGCGAGCCAAGGAGGAAGATGCTG GAGGCCCCAGGGCCCGGAGGCTCCCGGGCCGTCAGCAACCTTCGCAGATCTAACAGTGCCACGCAGGTCAACCAGCCACAAGCCAGCCAGGCATGGCCCGGCCCCCTCAG GCCGGAAGAGCCCCCGGACTTCCTGACACTCTTTGAGGGCAGCCCCGGTGGGAGAAAGAGGCTTGCCAGTCTGAGCAAAGCTTCCAGCGAGAAGGGAGCCACGTGGAACATCCTG GATGACCAGCCCAGGGCCTTCACCTTGCCACCCGATGCCCAGAGTCCTGGCACCCTCGACGTGCTGGTGGGCCCACGGAGGAGAGAGTGCACGGTGCCCCTGGCCCCCAACTTTACTGCCAACAACAG GAGCAACAAGGGCGCCGTGGGCAACTGCGTCACCACCATGGTGCACAACCATTACACCCCCTCGGAGAAGGTGCCGCCCCCCAAGAGCTCCAACCACATGGCTCCCTCCCTCAA CAACATCATCAAGGCAGCCACAGACGAGGGCGAGGGCAGCAGCCTCGGGAAGCCGCAGAAGAACGCGGCCCGTGGCAACCACACGGTCCAGAACAACTCAGGGGGCACCGCCGGCCAGCTCAGACGGAAGGAGGTGACCGAGGAGGAGGCTGAGAG GTTTATCCACCAGGTGAACCAGGCCGCCATCACCATCCAGCGCTGGTACCGACATCAAGTGCAACGGCGCCGAGCCGGAGCCGCCCGCCTGGAGCACCTGCTGGCGTCCAAGCGAGAG GGGCAGCGGCAGCGGCTAGGAGAGGGGACCCTCCTGGACCAGCACCAACAGAAAGAGGTGGCCAGGAGGAAGGCCCGGGAGGAGAAGGCGCGCCAGGCCCGGAGGGCAGCCATCCAG GAACTGCAGCAGAAGCGAGCCCAGAAGTCAGGTAACGCTGACCGTGGGCTGCTGAAGCGGCCGGGGGagacagggaagccccagaccacCCAGGAGCCAACCCTGAGGCCGGGGAGCGCCGCCCAGCAGACCCGCAAGGCCAATAACACTG GGGCTGGCTTCCGCACCGCGGGCCTGGAGGACCCCTGCCAGCCTGCCCACGACTCGTCGCCAGAGCCCCGGCAGCTTCCAGAGGACAAGCCTCAG GATGCCAGCTCCCAGGACGTGGCTGGCGAGGGCCTGGAAGCTTTGGGCCCTGCTGGGAGCAGGGCCAAGTCCAGGGCAACCCTGGACGAGCTGCTGGACACGCTGAAGCTGCTGGAGCAGGAGCCTGAGCCGCTGCCCCGCCCCGAGGCCTACCACAAGGACAAATACGCCTGGACCGACGAG gaGGACGATTCCAGCTCCCTGACGGCCGACAACCTGGAGAAATTTGGGAAGCTGAGTGTGGCTGCTTGCCCCCGCGGGGATGGGACCCTGCTTTCGGAGGCCAAGCTGCAGAGTATCATGAGCTTCCTGGATGAGATGGAGAAGTCTGGGCAGGGCCCGCCGGCCTCGGCCCCCCAG GGGCCCATgccggaggaggggctggggcgcCTGGAGCCTGCGTCCGAGGTCAGCACGTCGGTGATGCGGCTGCAGCTGGAGGTGGAAGAGAAGAAGCAGGCGATGGTGCTGTTGCAGAGGGCGCTG GCGCAGCAGCGCGACCTCACCATCCGGCGGGTCAAAGAGACGGAGAAGGAGCTGGGTCGGCAGCTGCGGCAGCAGAAGGAGCACTACGAGGCCACCATACAGCGGCACCTGTCCTTCATCGACCAG TTGATCGAAGACAAGAAGGCTCTGGGTGAGAAGTGCGAGGCCCTGGTGGCCGAGCTGAAGCAGGGGGACCAGAGGCTCAAGGACAAGGAGGCCCAGATGCAGGAGCAGCACGAGCTG GAGATTAAGAAACTCAAAGAACTCATGAGCGCCACCGAAAAAGTCCGCAGGGAAAAGTGGATCAATGAGAAGACCCGGAAGATCAAGGAGATCACGGTCAAAG GCCTGGAGCCTGAGATCCAGAAGCTGATCGCCAAGCACAAGCAGGAGGTGAAGAAGCTAAAGAGCCTGCACGCGGTGGAGCTGCTGCAGGCGGACGAGCGCGCGGCCCAGCACTACGGACGCCAGGCGGAGGAGCTCCGCGAGCACCTGGAGCGGGAGAAGGAGGCGCTGGGCCGTCAGGAGTGGGAGCGTGCCCAGCAGCG CTTCGAGCAGCACCTGGAGCAGGAGCAGCGGGCCCtgcagcagcagcggcggcggctctACAACGAGGTGGCCGAGGAGAAGGAGCGGCTGGGCCAGCAGGCCGCCAG GCAGCGGGCAGAGCTGGACGAGCTGAGGCAGCAGCTGGAGGAGAGCAGCTCGGCAGGGGGCCGGGCCTTGAGGGCCGAGtttgagaaggggagagaggagcagGAGCGCCGGCACCAG ATGGAACTGAAGGCCCTGAAGGACCAGCTGGAGGTGGAGAAACAGATGTGGGAGGCCAACTCCGCCAAGAAGGAG GAAGCGTGGCTGCTGAACCGGGAACGGGAGCTGAAGGAAGAGATCCGGAGAGGCCGGGACAAGGAGATCGAGCTGGTCATCCACCGGCTGGAGGCCGACATGACGCTGGCCAGGGAGGAGAACGAGCGGGCCGCTGAGAGCCG GGTCAAACGCCTCCGGGATAAGTACGAGGCGGAGCTCTCAGAGCTGGAACAGTCGGAGCGGAAGCTCCAGGAACGGTGCGCAGAGCTGAAGGGGCGCCTTGGGGAGGCCGAGGGGGAGAACGTGCGTCTGCAGGGCCTGGTGCGGCAGAAGGAGAAGGAGCTGGCGGATGTGAAGGCG GTAAATGAGCAGCTGGCTGGCGAGCGCAGCAGCCTGGCCCAGGTCCTTCGCCAGGAGTTCGCTGACCGGCTGGCAGCTTCCGAGGAGGAGAACCGGCGGGTCAGGGCCGAGCTGGCCGAGCTGCGGACCCGCCAGCggctggagctggagcagctCACGCGGGAGAAGCAGGCGGAGCTGGAGGAGGTTCACGGGAG GGTGAAGCTGGCCCTGGCAAAGAAGGAGGAGGCCGTGAGCAGCCTCCGGAAGCAGCACGAG GCCGCGATGAAGAGGGCCGACCACCTGGAGGAGCTGCTGGAGCAGCGCAGGCGGCCGTTCTCGAGTGCCAAGTGA
- the CEP131 gene encoding centrosomal protein of 131 kDa isoform X3, giving the protein MKGSRALSGPSGPPEGSPESMDLSLTGLPPPMSRRPNSASTAKPVARSISVVTGSEPRRKMLEAPGPGGSRAVSNLRRSNSATQVNQPQASQAWPGPLRPEEPPDFLTLFEGSPGGRKRLASLSKASSEKGATWNILDDQPRAFTLPPDAQSPGTLDVLVGPRRRECTVPLAPNFTANNRSNKGAVGNCVTTMVHNHYTPSEKVPPPKSSNHMAPSLNNIIKAATDEGEGSSLGKPQKNAARGNHTVQNNSGGTAGQLRRKEVTEEEAERFIHQVNQAAITIQRWYRHQVQRRRAGAARLEHLLASKREGQRQRLGEGTLLDQHQQKEVARRKAREEKARQARRAAIQELQQKRAQKSGNADRGLLKRPGETGKPQTTQEPTLRPGSAAQQTRKANNTGAGFRTAGLEDPCQPAHDSSPEPRQLPEDKPQDASSQDVAGEGLEALGPAGSRAKSRATLDELLDTLKLLEQEPEPLPRPEAYHKDKYAWTDEEDDSSSLTADNLEKFGKLSVAACPRGDGTLLSEAKLQSIMSFLDEMEKSGQGPPASAPQAQQRDLTIRRVKETEKELGRQLRQQKEHYEATIQRHLSFIDQVLIEDKKALGEKCEALVAELKQGDQRLKDKEAQMQEQHELEIKKLKELMSATEKVRREKWINEKTRKIKEITVKGLEPEIQKLIAKHKQEVKKLKSLHAVELLQADERAAQHYGRQAEELREHLEREKEALGRQEWERAQQRFEQHLEQEQRALQQQRRRLYNEVAEEKERLGQQAARQRAELDELRQQLEESSSAGGRALRAEFEKGREEQERRHQMELKALKDQLEVEKQMWEANSAKKEEAWLLNRERELKEEIRRGRDKEIELVIHRLEADMTLAREENERAAESRVKRLRDKYEAELSELEQSERKLQERCAELKGRLGEAEGENVRLQGLVRQKEKELADVKAVNEQLAGERSSLAQVLRQEFADRLAASEEENRRVRAELAELRTRQRLELEQLTREKQAELEEVHGRVKLALAKKEEAVSSLRKQHEAAMKRADHLEELLEQRRRPFSSAK; this is encoded by the exons ATGAAAGGCTCCAGGGCCCTCAGTGGCCCCTCCGGCCCTCCCGAGGGCAGCCCGGAAAGCATGGACCTGAGTCTGACAGGCCTCCCTCCGCCCATGTCCCGGCGTCCCAACAGTGCCTCCACCGCCAAGCCCGTCGCCCGCTCCATCTCCGTGGTCACTGGCAGCGAGCCAAGGAGGAAGATGCTG GAGGCCCCAGGGCCCGGAGGCTCCCGGGCCGTCAGCAACCTTCGCAGATCTAACAGTGCCACGCAGGTCAACCAGCCACAAGCCAGCCAGGCATGGCCCGGCCCCCTCAG GCCGGAAGAGCCCCCGGACTTCCTGACACTCTTTGAGGGCAGCCCCGGTGGGAGAAAGAGGCTTGCCAGTCTGAGCAAAGCTTCCAGCGAGAAGGGAGCCACGTGGAACATCCTG GATGACCAGCCCAGGGCCTTCACCTTGCCACCCGATGCCCAGAGTCCTGGCACCCTCGACGTGCTGGTGGGCCCACGGAGGAGAGAGTGCACGGTGCCCCTGGCCCCCAACTTTACTGCCAACAACAG GAGCAACAAGGGCGCCGTGGGCAACTGCGTCACCACCATGGTGCACAACCATTACACCCCCTCGGAGAAGGTGCCGCCCCCCAAGAGCTCCAACCACATGGCTCCCTCCCTCAA CAACATCATCAAGGCAGCCACAGACGAGGGCGAGGGCAGCAGCCTCGGGAAGCCGCAGAAGAACGCGGCCCGTGGCAACCACACGGTCCAGAACAACTCAGGGGGCACCGCCGGCCAGCTCAGACGGAAGGAGGTGACCGAGGAGGAGGCTGAGAG GTTTATCCACCAGGTGAACCAGGCCGCCATCACCATCCAGCGCTGGTACCGACATCAAGTGCAACGGCGCCGAGCCGGAGCCGCCCGCCTGGAGCACCTGCTGGCGTCCAAGCGAGAG GGGCAGCGGCAGCGGCTAGGAGAGGGGACCCTCCTGGACCAGCACCAACAGAAAGAGGTGGCCAGGAGGAAGGCCCGGGAGGAGAAGGCGCGCCAGGCCCGGAGGGCAGCCATCCAG GAACTGCAGCAGAAGCGAGCCCAGAAGTCAGGTAACGCTGACCGTGGGCTGCTGAAGCGGCCGGGGGagacagggaagccccagaccacCCAGGAGCCAACCCTGAGGCCGGGGAGCGCCGCCCAGCAGACCCGCAAGGCCAATAACACTG GGGCTGGCTTCCGCACCGCGGGCCTGGAGGACCCCTGCCAGCCTGCCCACGACTCGTCGCCAGAGCCCCGGCAGCTTCCAGAGGACAAGCCTCAG GATGCCAGCTCCCAGGACGTGGCTGGCGAGGGCCTGGAAGCTTTGGGCCCTGCTGGGAGCAGGGCCAAGTCCAGGGCAACCCTGGACGAGCTGCTGGACACGCTGAAGCTGCTGGAGCAGGAGCCTGAGCCGCTGCCCCGCCCCGAGGCCTACCACAAGGACAAATACGCCTGGACCGACGAG gaGGACGATTCCAGCTCCCTGACGGCCGACAACCTGGAGAAATTTGGGAAGCTGAGTGTGGCTGCTTGCCCCCGCGGGGATGGGACCCTGCTTTCGGAGGCCAAGCTGCAGAGTATCATGAGCTTCCTGGATGAGATGGAGAAGTCTGGGCAGGGCCCGCCGGCCTCGGCCCCCCAG GCGCAGCAGCGCGACCTCACCATCCGGCGGGTCAAAGAGACGGAGAAGGAGCTGGGTCGGCAGCTGCGGCAGCAGAAGGAGCACTACGAGGCCACCATACAGCGGCACCTGTCCTTCATCGACCAGGTG TTGATCGAAGACAAGAAGGCTCTGGGTGAGAAGTGCGAGGCCCTGGTGGCCGAGCTGAAGCAGGGGGACCAGAGGCTCAAGGACAAGGAGGCCCAGATGCAGGAGCAGCACGAGCTG GAGATTAAGAAACTCAAAGAACTCATGAGCGCCACCGAAAAAGTCCGCAGGGAAAAGTGGATCAATGAGAAGACCCGGAAGATCAAGGAGATCACGGTCAAAG GCCTGGAGCCTGAGATCCAGAAGCTGATCGCCAAGCACAAGCAGGAGGTGAAGAAGCTAAAGAGCCTGCACGCGGTGGAGCTGCTGCAGGCGGACGAGCGCGCGGCCCAGCACTACGGACGCCAGGCGGAGGAGCTCCGCGAGCACCTGGAGCGGGAGAAGGAGGCGCTGGGCCGTCAGGAGTGGGAGCGTGCCCAGCAGCG CTTCGAGCAGCACCTGGAGCAGGAGCAGCGGGCCCtgcagcagcagcggcggcggctctACAACGAGGTGGCCGAGGAGAAGGAGCGGCTGGGCCAGCAGGCCGCCAG GCAGCGGGCAGAGCTGGACGAGCTGAGGCAGCAGCTGGAGGAGAGCAGCTCGGCAGGGGGCCGGGCCTTGAGGGCCGAGtttgagaaggggagagaggagcagGAGCGCCGGCACCAG ATGGAACTGAAGGCCCTGAAGGACCAGCTGGAGGTGGAGAAACAGATGTGGGAGGCCAACTCCGCCAAGAAGGAG GAAGCGTGGCTGCTGAACCGGGAACGGGAGCTGAAGGAAGAGATCCGGAGAGGCCGGGACAAGGAGATCGAGCTGGTCATCCACCGGCTGGAGGCCGACATGACGCTGGCCAGGGAGGAGAACGAGCGGGCCGCTGAGAGCCG GGTCAAACGCCTCCGGGATAAGTACGAGGCGGAGCTCTCAGAGCTGGAACAGTCGGAGCGGAAGCTCCAGGAACGGTGCGCAGAGCTGAAGGGGCGCCTTGGGGAGGCCGAGGGGGAGAACGTGCGTCTGCAGGGCCTGGTGCGGCAGAAGGAGAAGGAGCTGGCGGATGTGAAGGCG GTAAATGAGCAGCTGGCTGGCGAGCGCAGCAGCCTGGCCCAGGTCCTTCGCCAGGAGTTCGCTGACCGGCTGGCAGCTTCCGAGGAGGAGAACCGGCGGGTCAGGGCCGAGCTGGCCGAGCTGCGGACCCGCCAGCggctggagctggagcagctCACGCGGGAGAAGCAGGCGGAGCTGGAGGAGGTTCACGGGAG GGTGAAGCTGGCCCTGGCAAAGAAGGAGGAGGCCGTGAGCAGCCTCCGGAAGCAGCACGAG GCCGCGATGAAGAGGGCCGACCACCTGGAGGAGCTGCTGGAGCAGCGCAGGCGGCCGTTCTCGAGTGCCAAGTGA